The proteins below come from a single Vicinamibacterales bacterium genomic window:
- the lptE gene encoding LPS assembly lipoprotein LptE produces MIGVRVPRTLLASFIALAAITSGSCGYALAGRGSYLPATIKTIGIPDFVNRTPYFEVGQTLAQRVRSEFIGRGKYRVLPQQNGTDAVLRVTINSIGLVPASFNENQQATRYVITVAVGIEFVQASDNKVLWQNPSQLFREEYSLTTGSGVVDAAAFFGQASNAVDRMATDFARSVVSAILEAF; encoded by the coding sequence ATGATCGGAGTTCGTGTGCCACGCACGTTGTTGGCGTCGTTCATCGCTCTTGCCGCGATCACGTCGGGGTCGTGCGGCTACGCGCTCGCGGGTCGCGGTTCGTACCTGCCCGCCACGATCAAGACGATCGGAATCCCGGATTTCGTCAATCGGACGCCGTACTTCGAGGTCGGGCAGACGCTGGCGCAGCGGGTCCGATCGGAGTTCATCGGACGCGGCAAGTACAGAGTGCTCCCGCAGCAGAACGGCACCGATGCCGTGCTGCGGGTGACGATCAACTCGATCGGCCTGGTCCCGGCAAGCTTCAACGAGAACCAGCAGGCGACGCGATACGTGATCACGGTGGCGGTCGGCATCGAGTTCGTCCAGGCGTCGGACAACAAGGTCCTCTGGCAGAACCCGAGCCAGCTGTTCCGCGAAGAGTATTCGCTGACGACCGGCAGCGGCGTCGTCGACGCAGCCGCCTTCTTCGGGCAGGCGTCGAATGCGGTCGATCGCATGGCCACTGACTTCGCGCGCTCCGTGGTGAGCGCGATCCTCGAGGCGTTCTAG
- the rpsT gene encoding 30S ribosomal protein S20: MASHASALKAHRQSINRREQNREYRSELRTALKAIRALVSAKEFEKAKGQFADTVSLIDKMSSKGIIHDNAAARYKSRLQVSLNKAPAA; the protein is encoded by the coding sequence GTGGCCAGTCACGCATCAGCGCTGAAGGCGCACCGTCAGAGCATCAATCGTCGGGAGCAGAACCGGGAGTACCGTTCCGAGCTTCGCACCGCGCTGAAGGCCATCCGGGCCCTCGTGAGCGCCAAGGAGTTCGAGAAGGCGAAGGGACAGTTCGCCGACACCGTGTCTCTCATCGATAAGATGTCGAGCAAGGGCATCATCCACGACAACGCGGCGGCGCGCTACAAGTCGCGGCTGCAGGTGAGCCTCAACAAGGCGCCGGCTGCCTAG
- the leuS gene encoding leucine--tRNA ligase, whose amino-acid sequence MREYKPQSLDKKWQQRWAETRAFEVTEDPARPKFYCLEMFAYPSGHAHMGHVRNYTIGDVMARTKRMRGFNVLHPFGWDAFGLPAENAAIKQGIHPETSTLANIAYMKGQLQRLGISYAWEREVATCLPEYYKWNQWLFLRMLERDLAYRKRSTVNWCPSCQTVLANEQVVDGGCWRCSSVVETRNLEQWFLRITHYAQELLDATDGLSGWPEKVLTMQRNWIGRSEGARVTFPLLPPGASTPSAERRSAEAADIEVFTTRIDTIFGATFVLLAPEHEFIERFAAESGSPAAFRDQVQRFHAQDRTARLTGQIEKEGFFTGRYAVNPFTGQAVPLWVANFVLGEYGTGAVMAVPAHDQRDFEFARKYGLPIVVVIQPEATEAAADRLSADRMTEAYVEPGRLVASGAFTGLWSTDAIAKMTDEAAAQGIGQKTVQFRLKDWGISRQRYWGTPIPVVYCETCGIVGVPDDQLPVRLPKIAQFTGRGDSPLAQVPEFVNAICPTCGGPARRETDTMDTFVDSSWYFYRYCDSRNETQAFAPDAVKYWCPVDFYSGGVEHAILHLIYSRFFCRVFRDLGMVQHDEPFTRLLTQGMVLKDGSAMSKSKGNVVDPDDMIERYGADALRLYVMFVAPPENEVDWADAGLEGSARFLARVWRLVDHWCDAFAGRSIPAPEGLALTEAEQAVRRVTHDTIRRVTTDLDPRVHLNTVVSALMELVNEIYAFSEEHTRTGAPGRRPRGAEDVAPDRPETLSVVRESIDALVLMLSPFAPHMTEELWEMRGHQDGLTAAAWPTYDPVVARSSEIVVPVQVNGKLRSRLTVSPDTAEQTLKDLALADAAVRTHTAGKTVRKVIVAKGKLVNIVAS is encoded by the coding sequence GTGCGTGAGTACAAACCGCAGTCGCTCGACAAGAAATGGCAACAGCGTTGGGCTGAAACGCGGGCCTTCGAAGTCACCGAGGACCCTGCCCGGCCGAAGTTCTACTGCCTGGAGATGTTCGCCTATCCCTCCGGCCACGCGCACATGGGCCACGTGCGCAACTACACGATCGGCGACGTGATGGCGCGGACCAAGCGGATGCGGGGCTTCAACGTGCTGCATCCGTTCGGGTGGGACGCGTTCGGCCTGCCCGCCGAGAACGCGGCGATCAAGCAGGGAATCCACCCCGAGACCTCCACGCTCGCGAACATCGCCTACATGAAGGGGCAGTTGCAGCGGCTGGGAATCAGCTACGCCTGGGAACGCGAGGTGGCGACCTGCCTGCCCGAGTATTACAAGTGGAACCAGTGGCTGTTCCTCCGGATGCTCGAGCGCGACCTGGCCTATCGCAAGCGCTCGACGGTCAACTGGTGTCCGAGCTGCCAGACGGTGCTGGCCAACGAGCAGGTCGTCGATGGCGGCTGCTGGCGCTGCAGCTCGGTCGTCGAGACCCGCAACCTCGAGCAGTGGTTCCTGCGGATCACGCACTACGCTCAGGAACTGCTCGATGCGACCGATGGATTGAGCGGCTGGCCGGAGAAGGTGTTGACGATGCAGCGGAACTGGATCGGGCGGTCGGAAGGCGCCCGTGTCACGTTCCCGCTGTTGCCCCCGGGCGCGTCCACGCCATCGGCAGAGCGTCGTTCGGCCGAGGCGGCCGACATCGAGGTGTTCACGACGCGCATCGACACGATCTTCGGCGCGACCTTCGTGCTCCTGGCGCCGGAGCACGAGTTCATCGAGCGTTTTGCCGCCGAGTCGGGCTCGCCTGCGGCGTTCCGTGATCAGGTCCAACGATTCCACGCACAGGACCGCACGGCTCGCCTGACCGGGCAGATCGAAAAGGAAGGCTTCTTCACGGGCCGCTATGCGGTCAATCCGTTCACGGGGCAGGCCGTTCCACTGTGGGTGGCGAATTTCGTGCTCGGGGAATATGGAACGGGCGCCGTCATGGCTGTCCCGGCGCACGACCAGCGCGACTTCGAGTTCGCCCGCAAGTACGGGCTGCCGATCGTGGTCGTCATCCAGCCCGAGGCGACTGAGGCCGCAGCCGACCGGCTCTCGGCCGATCGGATGACCGAAGCCTACGTCGAGCCCGGTCGCCTCGTCGCCTCCGGCGCGTTCACGGGTTTGTGGTCGACCGACGCCATCGCGAAGATGACGGACGAGGCGGCCGCTCAGGGCATCGGCCAGAAGACGGTGCAGTTCCGCCTCAAGGACTGGGGCATCTCGCGCCAGCGGTATTGGGGAACCCCGATTCCGGTCGTCTACTGCGAGACGTGCGGCATCGTTGGCGTACCCGACGACCAGTTGCCGGTCAGGCTGCCGAAGATCGCGCAGTTCACCGGCAGGGGTGATTCGCCGCTGGCGCAGGTGCCGGAGTTCGTCAACGCCATCTGCCCCACGTGCGGCGGGCCGGCGCGCCGTGAAACGGACACGATGGACACGTTCGTCGACTCGTCCTGGTACTTCTACCGCTACTGTGATTCGCGGAACGAGACGCAGGCCTTCGCGCCCGACGCGGTGAAGTACTGGTGTCCGGTCGATTTCTACAGCGGCGGGGTCGAGCACGCGATTCTCCACCTGATCTACTCCCGGTTCTTCTGCCGGGTATTCCGCGATCTCGGGATGGTGCAGCACGACGAGCCGTTCACCCGCTTGCTGACGCAGGGCATGGTGCTCAAGGACGGAAGCGCAATGTCCAAGTCGAAGGGGAACGTCGTGGACCCCGACGATATGATCGAGAGATACGGCGCAGACGCGCTGCGCCTGTATGTGATGTTCGTGGCGCCGCCGGAGAACGAGGTGGACTGGGCGGATGCGGGCCTCGAGGGCAGCGCGAGGTTCCTGGCTCGTGTGTGGCGGCTGGTCGATCACTGGTGTGACGCGTTCGCGGGGCGGAGCATCCCGGCTCCCGAGGGCCTGGCGCTGACGGAGGCCGAGCAGGCGGTCCGTCGCGTCACCCATGACACGATCCGGCGCGTGACGACCGACCTCGACCCCCGCGTGCACCTCAATACCGTGGTCTCCGCGCTGATGGAGCTGGTGAACGAGATCTATGCGTTCTCGGAGGAACACACGCGGACCGGAGCGCCGGGCCGTCGTCCCCGCGGCGCCGAGGACGTCGCGCCGGACCGGCCGGAGACGCTGAGCGTCGTCCGCGAGTCGATTGACGCGCTCGTGCTGATGCTGTCGCCCTTCGCGCCGCACATGACCGAGGAGTTGTGGGAGATGCGCGGCCACCAGGACGGGCTCACGGCGGCCGCGTGGCCGACGTACGACCCGGTCGTGGCGCGATCGAGCGAGATCGTCGTCCCCGTGCAGGTGAACGGCAAGCTGCGGAGCCGCCTGACGGTGTCGCCCGACACAGCCGAGCAGACGCTGAAGGACCTCGCGCTGGCCGATGCCGCCGTCCGCACCCACACCGCCGGCAAAACGGTGAGGAAGGTCATCGTGGCCAAGGGCAAGCTCGTGAATATCGTGGCGAGTTAG